The Chrysiogenes arsenatis DSM 11915 genome segment GGCTTCGATATCGCCCCATAACGGGGAATCTTCTGGAAGCAAGTCGCTAAAGCCGCGAATCGCTTTAATGTTGTTGTTTGACATGAGTGGTATCCTTTTAAGTAATATGCACAAATGCATGCAGTTTTGAGTCTTTACTGACCGCGAGATTTCTCGCTTTGCTCGAAATGACACGATATCTATGTCATAGTCATCCTACTCTTGCATGCTTGTCATCTCGAACAGAGTGAGAGATCTCAGCCTTTGCTGTCCACAGCGTATCCAAACCCCTACGCCGAGCACCCTTTCCACTTCTCTTCCATCCAAGTGTTAATCGACTGACGCCGACTCTTCCACGCGTCGGCTTCCAGACGCTCATGGCTGAAGTCTTTGAAGAGCTGGGTCATCAGTTGTTCAACGCGGTTCAGCCAATGCAGCCGTTCAATGAACACCTCGTCGGCATGCTCTTTGAGGATCACCGGGAAGCGCAGCCCACCAATTTGCAGCGTCGCCCCTTTAATGTGAAATGTCGCGACCAGCTCTTCCGTGAACTCCACGCGCACTTTGCATTCCTTCACTTTTTTGCCATCCCACAGCGCCATCGCCGCTTCCGGACTAATAGAAGGATCGCCCTTTGCGAGGCGTGATTCGCGGCTATCGCCCGACTGGTTTTCCAGCAAAATATAGTCATCAATCCAGATATGGATGATCTCGTCCTCAAAGCGGTAGCGCCCTTCGAGAATTTCGCTTTTATGCCACAGCCAGATCAAAAATTCTTTGCCGATAAAATCACTGGCCATGGTTTGCTCCAAACGTTTCGGGGGTAATGTGTTCCAGCGCCCAACTCATCGACGACGTTAGATCGGCATGCTGCATGCGCCATTCGGGGGACATCAAGTGGATAGGGCGCTCAAAAGTCTTCTTGAAAAACTCACTAAACAGATCATTCGCTGCTAAGGCTGTCGCCCCGAAAAAAACCCGTCCCGCCGGAATATCATAGAGGACATCCCACACCTGCGAGCTGGGAAACTGCTGACGGAGCAACGTGCGTCGCACTTGCTCTTTCACAAAAATTTTATCATCGCGAGTCAGTTTTTCTTTCCCTGTTTCTTGTAAGTACTCCTGCTCTTTGTCAGGCAACATCGCCTTGAGCACTTTGGCGGGAACGGTTTTTTTATCAAGCCGGAGTGAAACCAGCAGATGATCGTTGGTAGGAAAGACTTTATCCATCGTAAAATGGTGGTGGAGAAAATTGTGCGGTGAAACCCAACCCAGCGTACTTTCAGCGAACTCAATCTCTTCAAACGGAATAAAGCGGTTTTTCAGCAGCGCCTCAAACATCTGTTCCATGTAGTTAATGCTTAAATCGCCCTCTACCTGGTAGGTGGTATACGTCAGTGAGCCGTGTAAAAATCCCATAATTATGACTTCCAATAGAGTTTTCAGTTTTTTGGGTGCAGCGGGAAAATTACCACAAAAGGAGGGTGAAGATGAAGCGAAATGAGAAAAGCCGCTTGCACCACTCCAGCGGATATCTTACAAAAGCCCATTATCCCACAGGAGGTTCACATGAACTATGCCCTCGACCGCAATTCCACACTGTTTATGGTTATCGACATTCAAGGCCGTCTGGCACAAATCATCAACAACCGCCAAGAAATCATCAAAAATACCACCATTATGATTCAGGGCTGCCACATCCTTGGCGTTCCCGTCTGCTACACCGAACAGTACCCCAAAGGACTGGGCGCGACAGATCCTTTTGTGGCGGAATACTTTCAACCCGACGATGCCCGCTTTGAAAAGATCACTTTCCCCGCCTTGACAGAAGAAGTGGCGGCCTACCTTCAGGAAAAAAACATCCGCAACATCGTCATTGCAGGGATGGAAACCCACATCTGCGTTTTCCAAACCGTGCGCGCTTTGCTGGACGCTGGTTACGGGGTTTTCTTGCTGAAAGACGCTGTTGGTAGCCGTACACCAGAAAATTTTGAGCGTGGCGCTGATTTGGCGAAACACATGGGAGCGGTGGTTACGAGCACTGAAACCGTGCTCTTCGACTTACTTGGCGTCGCAGGCACCCCTGAGTTCAAAGCCATTTCGCAACTCGTCAAGTAATCCGTGCTACCGCTCTTTGATTCTCACGCTCATCTTGGGCGGGTGACGCACTATGATGAGCACTATACTCAAATACCGGTGGTTATCCCCGGCGTGGCCGCGGAAGACACCCGTTTACTGCGCGCTCAATTTCCCTGCGCCCGCTTTGCGACCGGAGTCCATCCGCTTTGGATTGGCAAGGAGTCGTGCCACTTTGCCGACGTGGAAACACTACTCGGCAGTGGCGGCTTCTGCGCCATTGGTGAATGTGGCTTCGACCGACGAGCCGCTGCAAGCTGGGAGATACAGAAGCAGTATTTTTCCCAGCAGATTGCGCTTGCCATTACGTACGATCTGCCTGTTATCGTTCATCTTGTGGGGGGACTGGAAATATTTCTGCGGTGCCACCAAGCACAACCCTTTCGCGGCGTGCTTCACAGTTGCACCCTCGCGCAGGTTCCCCGTTCACTGATCGATGCGCCGGATATCTACTTTGGCTTCAGTGCTCGCCTACCGCAAAACAGCCGAGCCAATCAACTTTTTATGACACTCCCGCTGGAGCGGGTTTTACTGGAAAGTGATGCCGACGAAACGGTACCAGCAACATTACCCATACTCGAGGCAGCCTGCCAACGACTCGCCACCTTGCGCAGTGAAACCGCAGAGCACGTTGCCAACGTGACCTCCCGCAATGCCTATCAACTTTTTGGTGATTGTTCAAAAACTACGCGGTCTTCTTACCCGTGAGCCCGGTGCAACTCCGTGTCGGCACGGTGCTCTTGTAGATCCAGGGCAATTCCGTCAACCTTGCGTTCAAGCGAATCAAAGCGAACCTCTAAGCCATCAAAGCGAGTTTCTAAGCTATCAATGCGCTTCTCCAAACCATCGATCCGTTTTTCTAAACGGATCTCAACATTGTCGATGTGATCCTTCATCGCCTTGAACTGAAAATCTACCAGATCAAACCGCTCATCTGTTTTTTTACTTAGCGCCTGAATCGCGGCATACAGTGCCGAATGCCCTTCTAACACTAAAGAGAACTTTCCGTTAATATCTTCCAGTAAAATTTCCAGATGGTCCTTTTCCATTCGTCACCTCCTGTCCGCCATCAAAGACCACACAAAAACAGCGAAAAAATGAAACTAAAAAGCTAAAATACATGAATTAAATGCAAATGTTACTATATACATGAGTTTCGCTACGCTACAGCCTTCCGCTCGCGCCACATTCCCAGCAGCAGTATCGCCGCTCCCACACTAATCGCGATATCAGCTACGTTGAATGCTGGCCAGTGGTAGCTGCCCCAGAAAAAATCCAGAAAATCAATAACGTAGCTGTGCAACACACGATCGATCAAGTTGCCCCACGCACCACCAAAGATACACACAGCTCCTAAGCGCCCCCAATATTCTGCGCTGGTACGATAGAGATACACGCACACCGCCGTAGCAATCAGCGCTACGGCAACAAAAAACGGGACGCGTATCGATGCATCCCATCCCGCAAACATCCCAAACGCCGCGCCATCGTTATAGACGAGGGTGAAATGAAAAAAATCCTGCAAGACGGGGATCGATTCGCCCAGCGCTAAGTGACTATCAAACCAGTATTTTGTCAGTTGATCAAGGGCGATTAGCACCGCCCCCCAGCCAAAAAATCGACTCATGATTGCAATACTGCCGCACAGCGTGGGCAGAGTTCCACCTGCTGGGCACCGGTTTCTTCGGAATACATCCAACAACGGCTACACTTTTCCCCTTTGGCATGAGTGACGGCGACACGCAGGCCGTTTTCCAGCGGCTCAGTGTTGAGTGCCGGATCAATGGCAATCTGCGAAATAATAAAGACATCGCGTAACTCGGCCAGTGTAAACATCTGGAGAATTTCGTTCGTCGCCAGATCTTTGCCGCATAATGTAACCGCCGCCTCCAGCGAATGGCCGATGACTTTTTCTACCCGCGCGACTTCCAGCGCCTTCATTACATCGCCACGGATTTTCATCAGCTTTTCCCACTTCTGAATAAGCGCCTCGCCCCCCGCTACCGCAGGAGTGGCAGGAAAATCGAGCAGATGCACTGATGTCGCTTTCTGGTCGCCCGGCATAAATCCGTAAATTTCTTCGGCAGTAAAACACAGAATCGGAGCAAGGAGCCTTGTCATACTATCAAGCATCAGATAAAGGACGCTTTGCGCACTGCGCCGTTCGGGCGAATCGGCCTTGGAAGCGTAGAGACGGTCTTTAATAACATCAAGGTACTGCACTGAAAGATCGACACTGCACAGGTTATTGAAGGCGTGATAAATGACGTGGAATTCGTAGCGCGAATAGGCCGAAAGCACTTTCTTTTCGACATTGATGTACCGTGCCAGCGCAAAACGGTCGAACTCCACCATCACTTCCGGTGCCACCAGATCCGTGGCAGGGTTAAAGTCGTAGAGATTCCCCAGCATATAGCGAGCGGTATTGCGGATACGGCGGTACGATTCGGCGAGACGGTTCATGATTTCATCGGAAATGCGCAGATCGTCACGGTAATCTTCGGCAGCAACCCAGAGGCGGAGGATATCGGCACCGAACTTTTTAATAATCTGATCCGGCGCAACCACGTTCCCAACCGATTTGGACATCTTGCGCCCCTTACCATCGAGCACGAAGCCATGCGTCAGCACCGATTTGTACGGCGCCGCGCCGCGTGTTGCCACGGCGGTGAGCAGAGAAGAATGGAACCAACCGCGATGCTGGTCGCTCCCTTCAAGATATAAATCCGCCGGCCATCCTAAACCGCGCCGTTCCATAACCGCTGCATGACTCACACCAGAATCAAACCAGACATCAAGAATATCTTTTTCCTTGCGGAAGCTATCGTGACCGCAATGCGGGCAAGTGGTTCCATCTGCGATAAAATCGCTGGCCGGGCGGTCGTACCACGCATCAACCCCATCGGCTTCAATCGCGGCAGCCGCTTTTTCAAACACCGTCATATCGCTGAGCGGCTCTTCGCACGAGGCGCAGTAGAGCACCGTAATCGGCACACCCCAGAGCCGCTGACGCGACACGCACCAGTCGGGACGGTTGGCAATCATGTTATAAATCCGCTCCTGTCCCCAAGCTGGAATCCACTGCACGTGATCACGAATTTGCGAGAGGGCGTTTTTGCGTAAATCGCCTGTTTCCATAGAAATAAACCACTGTGGTGTGGCGCGGTAAATGACCGGATTTTTGCAGCGCCAGCAATGCGGATATGAGTGCTGCAATTTCGCGCTGCCCAGCAAATAGCCAAGCTCGCTCAGTTTTTCGATAATCAAAGGATTGGCTTTATTGATGTGCATCCCAGCAAAATGGAGCACATCATTTTTCAGAATGCCGTGGTCATCAACCGGATTGTACGGCTCTAAGCCATACCGCATACCGGCAATATAATCTTCCATACCATGTCCTGGCGCGGTATGAACGGCTCCCGTACCGGCTTCCAGTGTGACGTGATCGCCAAGAAGAATCAACGAGGTGCGCTCAGCAAACGGATGATGGCACTCGCGTTTTTCCAACGCCGCTCCTGCAAAACGGGCAACCTCGCGGTATTCAGCAATGCCCCAAATTCCCATCAACTTTTCTACCAACTCTGCAGCGACGATGAGAATTCTGCCACCTACTTCGATGGCGGCGTATTCCAGATCCGGATTCAGCGCCACACCGAGGTTAGCGGGCAGCGTCCACGGTGTTGTCGTCCAAATAACAATGGCGGTTGGGGTGTGCGCCGAGGAAGGAACAAGATCGGTAATGTCAGACGCAACGGGGAACGCCACGTAAATGGAGTGTGACGTGTGATCGTCGTACTCTACCTCAGCTTCGGCCAGCGCCGTCACGCAGTCAGGGCACCAGTAAATTGGCTTCAGCCCTTTATAAAGCGATCCATTGGCCATGAATTTCCCCAGTTCGCGCACAATATCGGCTTCGTACTGGTAGTTCATGGTGAGATAGGGGTTTTCCCATTCGCCCAAGATGCCGAGCCGCTTGAATTCCGTCCGCTGAATGTCGATAAACTTCGTGGCGTGTTCGCGGCACAGCTTCCGTTTTTCAGCGGGAGGCGTCTCATTTTTCTTCTTCCCCAGTGCCTTATCAACCCCAAGCTCAATCGGAAGCCCGTGGCAATCCCAGCCCGGCACATACGGAACATGGAATCCTTCCATAGTTTTTTGGCGAATGATGATATCTTTCAGGGTTTTATTAAGAGCGTGGCCGATATGCGTGTTCCCGTTGGCGTAGGGCGGACCGTCGTGCAGCACAAAAGAGGGTTTGCCGGTGCGGTTCTTCAAAACCGAATTGTACAAATCAACCTGATCCCATTGTTCAAGAATCCCCGGCTCTTTGGCAGGCAAATTGCCGCGCATTTGAAAGTCGGTAACCGGAAGATTAAGCGTGTCTTTAAGTTCCATGAAAGGCGTGCTCCTTTATGTATGCGGGTCGGCATATGAGTTTACTAGCATAGACAAAATTGAGTTCTTGAGTATAGAGAGGCTGACCCGTATTGACAACTACAGAATCGACAACGCATCACCCTAGCATGTCTCGACGGTAATCCCCCGAACAATGTCACACAAGACACTACCGCGCACGAATCGAATCGCCTTTGCCGCTTGCCCTCGAAATACCTTTTTGCGTATAGTGCCACTGACTGTTGTATGGTTGAACAGTGTATTGATGAGCTTTACCCAAGGAGGCCTCTATGCCGTTTATTGAAGATGTTTACGCCCGCGAAATTCTTGACTCCCGTGGCAATCCCACTATTGAAGTTGAAGTTGTCCTGGAAAATGGCGTCATGGGACGCGCCGCTGTTCCGAGTGGTGCCAGCACTGGCTCACGCGAAGCAGTTGAGCTGCGCGATGGCGATGGTGATCGTTACCTTGGCAAAGGGGTAGAAAATGCCGCTGAAAATGTAAATACGGTGATTGCAGAAGCACTGACCGGGATTGATGTACGCGAACAGGCGTTTATCGATAACCTGATGCGCGATCTTGACGGCACCGCGAACAAGAGCAAACTCGGCGCAAACGCCATTCTTGGCGTCAGCATGGCCTGCGCCCGTGCCGCTGCCGAATACTGCGGCATGCCGCTTTATCGGTATATTGGTGGCATGAACTCACGCACACTTCCGGTGCCTATGATGAACATCCTGAACGGTGGCGCTCACGCCGATAACAACGTCGACATTCAGGAATTTATGGTTATGCCAGTTGGCGCACCGAATTTCCGCGAAGGGCTGCGTATGGGAACCGAAATTTTCCATGCTCTGAAAGCAGTGCTCAAAGCACGCGGCCTCAGCACGTCGGTTGGCGATGAAGGCGGCTTTGCGCCAAACCTTGCCAGCAACGAAGAAGCGCTGCAAGTGATCATGGAAGCGATCAAAAAAGCCGGCTACACGGCAGGCGAAGATGTTTTTCTGGCGCTTGATTCTGCCGCCAGCGAATTCTACAAAGATGGTATGTACCACCTGAGCGGCGAAGGTCGCGTGCTTTCTTCGGCTCAAATGGTCGATTTCTATGCCGACCTTGTTGACAAGTATCCTATTATTTCAATTGAAGATGGCCTTGATGAGTCGGATTGGGATGGCTGGAAAGTGCTGACCGACCGCTTAAAAAGCAAAATTCAACTGGTCGGCGACGATTTATTCGTCACCAACACCGAAATCCTTGCCGAAGGGATCAGCAAAGGGATTGGCAACTCTATCCTGATTAAAGTCAACCAAATCGGTACGCTGACCGAAACACTGGATGCCATCGAAATGGCAAAACGCGCTGGGTATACCTGCGTTATTTCGCACCGCAGTGGCGAAACCGAAGATAGCTTTATTGCGGATCTGGCAGTTGCGACCAACGCCGGACAGATTAAAACCGGCTCGGCTTCACGTTCTGACCGCATTGCGAAGTACAATCAATTGCTCCGCATTGAAGAGGAGCTTGACGAAGAGGCGCTGTATCTTGGCTGTGGGGCGTTCTATAATCTCCGCTAAAACCTTGCGCACCCCCTGCCGTTTGCAAACGGCGGGGGGGGGCTGTCGTAGTATTGGAGAGCACATCATGGCAACATCGACACACTACCTCTTGAGTGATGAAAATGATTTCACCGCCACTATCACGACCACCTTCACCCCTTTTTTTCCTTTTGCACTCGCTGGAACAACGGAAATTCGTCACGACTATTTCGACACCTTTGATTGGCGTCTTTTTCGCGCTGGGTATTCGCTGTACGCCGAAAATTCGGCACAGGGCTTTCGTTTCACTCTGCAACGGCTGCAAGGCAAAGAGGTGGCCACAGCCATCTCTTCTGGAGTGGTTTTTCCACAATTTGCCAGCCAATTCCCCGCAGGAACACTTCAACGCAAACTGCAGAAAATCATTGCCAACCGTATTTTGCTTCCGCTTCTCTCTTTGCAGGGAACGGCGCAACAGTGGACGATTGGCGAATGCACAAAACACCCGATCCAGCTTCATGCTATCCATGCGGCATGGCACCTCCCTTCGGCCAGCGAAACACCCGGAAACCCCTTTACGCTCCTTTCGCTTCACTGTCCCGCAGGAGCCAAAAAATCGTTTACGGAACAGGTTCGCGCACTTTTTGATAGCCTGCGCAATGCCACGGTTCTTCCCGAAAATCTCCTCCTGAGCGGGCTGGAATGGTGCCAAGTGTCGGTGCAAAATATCTCGCCTGATATCACTTTCGGCAACGACCCGACCGCTCCAGCCTCCGCAATGGTCGTCCGCACCTTTCAACAACTGCAGCATGTCATGGTGCTGAATGAGCCGGGCATTGAGCAGGGATTGGATACCGAATTTTTACATGATTTTCGTGTGGCGCTCCGGCGTACCCGCTCACTGATAAAAGTATTTGCTGATCTCTTTCCACCAGACCAACTCGGCCAATTCAATCCTCAATGGCGCTGGCTGACGCGCCGCACAGGATTTTTACGCGATATCGACGTTTTCCTTGAAGCCTTTGAAACATATCGCCAAACGGTGCCATCGACACTTGCCGAAGAGCTTCTTCCCTTCCGTGCACTTCTGTGGCAGCGCCGTGATAAAGCGCACTCCATTCTGTGTCGCGCCCTGCGTTCACGCCGCTACCACACATTGATGGAGGGTTGGCGCACAATGCTGGCAGCACAAACACCTGAATCAGACGAAACCATCGCGGCGGTGAGCATTACTCGTCTTGAACAGAGCTACCGCCGTTTACGCCATAAAGGGAAGCTTTACCATGCCGAACCAACGGCAACGTCACTTCACGCTCTACGCCTTGCTGGGAAAAAACTCCGTTACTTGCTGGAATTTACCCTGCCGGTGTATGGCCCGCAGCATCTAGCACCACTCGTGAAAGCACTCAAACAACTTCAAAATGGGTTGGGAGCACTGAACGACCTTGCCGTACACGAACGGCTCATCATTGCAACCGCGCGCCAGATGGAGCTTACCAGACAAGGAAATCGAACCACTTTTATGGCGTTAGGATATATCATGGCTACCCTCGATGGCCTGAATGCCGCAGAACGAGAGCGCATTGATACCCTCTGGAAAAAACTCGCCACGCGCGATGTCCATCGACAATTCCAGCTATTGCTGGCAGAATATAGCCCATCAACTGCCCCTGACTTTGTACAGGAAACAACACCTTCGGAAGGATCTCATGGATAAATTTACCGAAGCTTTGGAAGCGCTTCGACATGGCGACATCGAAAAAGCGCACCATATTTTTGACGACCTTTTGCGTGAAGACCCAAACAACGAACCCGTTCTGCGCAACCTTGCCGGTATTTTCGCACGGATAGGCAAACAGCAGGAAGCCCTTCACTATTTCTTGCGCGCCCATGCTTTACGCCCCGACGACCCGTATCTCTGGGTTGGCATCGGACTGGCGTATGCCCAGCTCGGCGACCGAGAAAAGGCGATGGAATACCTACAAAAAACAGAAAAAAATATCGTCCCTGAAGAGCTGCAACAGGTTGTTGCGACAACTCTGCTGCATCTGCTGGGTTCAACCGCCACGGCAGAACTGCAAGCTGACGCAATCACCCATATGACCAGTGCTTTGCTCCGTCTGGGAAAGCTTTCGCCACGCGAACTGCAACAGATTGCCCGCGATATGATTGCAATCGGCCAGCAAGGGATCGGCGTCAACGACACCGCACGGCGCTACCGCATTCCATCGCTGGAAGGGGATTTTAGCGGACTCGAAGCTCTCTGTTATCTCTACGTTTCCGTCCGCATGGCCTTTCCCGCGGTTGCCATCGGCCTTGATCTTTCAAAAGAATTTGAACTCGCCAAAGGGATGCTTTTTGCGCCGCCCGATCAGGCACAACTCCCCGACGAACACGACCTCTAACCGCCATCAATTGAGACTTTCAGGAGTTTAGCATGACCGCATCACCTCAGGGAGCCAACTGGAATCTGAACGACCTTTACCTTGCGCCGGACGATCCCGCCGTCGCCCGTGACGAAGCCGACGTAAAAACCCAAGCCACCCGACTGCGTGAACGCTATCGCGGCACCATCGCCACGCTGACTCCAGAGCAGCTTTGGGAATGTTTACA includes the following:
- the rdgC gene encoding recombination-associated protein RdgC, which codes for MGFLHGSLTYTTYQVEGDLSINYMEQMFEALLKNRFIPFEEIEFAESTLGWVSPHNFLHHHFTMDKVFPTNDHLLVSLRLDKKTVPAKVLKAMLPDKEQEYLQETGKEKLTRDDKIFVKEQVRRTLLRQQFPSSQVWDVLYDIPAGRVFFGATALAANDLFSEFFKKTFERPIHLMSPEWRMQHADLTSSMSWALEHITPETFGANHGQ
- a CDS encoding TatD family hydrolase, producing MLPLFDSHAHLGRVTHYDEHYTQIPVVIPGVAAEDTRLLRAQFPCARFATGVHPLWIGKESCHFADVETLLGSGGFCAIGECGFDRRAAASWEIQKQYFSQQIALAITYDLPVIVHLVGGLEIFLRCHQAQPFRGVLHSCTLAQVPRSLIDAPDIYFGFSARLPQNSRANQLFMTLPLERVLLESDADETVPATLPILEAACQRLATLRSETAEHVANVTSRNAYQLFGDCSKTTRSSYP
- the eno gene encoding phosphopyruvate hydratase, which codes for MPFIEDVYAREILDSRGNPTIEVEVVLENGVMGRAAVPSGASTGSREAVELRDGDGDRYLGKGVENAAENVNTVIAEALTGIDVREQAFIDNLMRDLDGTANKSKLGANAILGVSMACARAAAEYCGMPLYRYIGGMNSRTLPVPMMNILNGGAHADNNVDIQEFMVMPVGAPNFREGLRMGTEIFHALKAVLKARGLSTSVGDEGGFAPNLASNEEALQVIMEAIKKAGYTAGEDVFLALDSAASEFYKDGMYHLSGEGRVLSSAQMVDFYADLVDKYPIISIEDGLDESDWDGWKVLTDRLKSKIQLVGDDLFVTNTEILAEGISKGIGNSILIKVNQIGTLTETLDAIEMAKRAGYTCVISHRSGETEDSFIADLAVATNAGQIKTGSASRSDRIAKYNQLLRIEEELDEEALYLGCGAFYNLR
- a CDS encoding tetratricopeptide repeat protein; the encoded protein is MDKFTEALEALRHGDIEKAHHIFDDLLREDPNNEPVLRNLAGIFARIGKQQEALHYFLRAHALRPDDPYLWVGIGLAYAQLGDREKAMEYLQKTEKNIVPEELQQVVATTLLHLLGSTATAELQADAITHMTSALLRLGKLSPRELQQIARDMIAIGQQGIGVNDTARRYRIPSLEGDFSGLEALCYLYVSVRMAFPAVAIGLDLSKEFELAKGMLFAPPDQAQLPDEHDL
- a CDS encoding CHAD domain-containing protein, encoding MATSTHYLLSDENDFTATITTTFTPFFPFALAGTTEIRHDYFDTFDWRLFRAGYSLYAENSAQGFRFTLQRLQGKEVATAISSGVVFPQFASQFPAGTLQRKLQKIIANRILLPLLSLQGTAQQWTIGECTKHPIQLHAIHAAWHLPSASETPGNPFTLLSLHCPAGAKKSFTEQVRALFDSLRNATVLPENLLLSGLEWCQVSVQNISPDITFGNDPTAPASAMVVRTFQQLQHVMVLNEPGIEQGLDTEFLHDFRVALRRTRSLIKVFADLFPPDQLGQFNPQWRWLTRRTGFLRDIDVFLEAFETYRQTVPSTLAEELLPFRALLWQRRDKAHSILCRALRSRRYHTLMEGWRTMLAAQTPESDETIAAVSITRLEQSYRRLRHKGKLYHAEPTATSLHALRLAGKKLRYLLEFTLPVYGPQHLAPLVKALKQLQNGLGALNDLAVHERLIIATARQMELTRQGNRTTFMALGYIMATLDGLNAAERERIDTLWKKLATRDVHRQFQLLLAEYSPSTAPDFVQETTPSEGSHG
- the lspA gene encoding signal peptidase II, with translation MSRFFGWGAVLIALDQLTKYWFDSHLALGESIPVLQDFFHFTLVYNDGAAFGMFAGWDASIRVPFFVAVALIATAVCVYLYRTSAEYWGRLGAVCIFGGAWGNLIDRVLHSYVIDFLDFFWGSYHWPAFNVADIAISVGAAILLLGMWRERKAVA
- a CDS encoding isochorismatase family protein, which codes for MNYALDRNSTLFMVIDIQGRLAQIINNRQEIIKNTTIMIQGCHILGVPVCYTEQYPKGLGATDPFVAEYFQPDDARFEKITFPALTEEVAAYLQEKNIRNIVIAGMETHICVFQTVRALLDAGYGVFLLKDAVGSRTPENFERGADLAKHMGAVVTSTETVLFDLLGVAGTPEFKAISQLVK
- the ileS gene encoding isoleucine--tRNA ligase, with protein sequence MELKDTLNLPVTDFQMRGNLPAKEPGILEQWDQVDLYNSVLKNRTGKPSFVLHDGPPYANGNTHIGHALNKTLKDIIIRQKTMEGFHVPYVPGWDCHGLPIELGVDKALGKKKNETPPAEKRKLCREHATKFIDIQRTEFKRLGILGEWENPYLTMNYQYEADIVRELGKFMANGSLYKGLKPIYWCPDCVTALAEAEVEYDDHTSHSIYVAFPVASDITDLVPSSAHTPTAIVIWTTTPWTLPANLGVALNPDLEYAAIEVGGRILIVAAELVEKLMGIWGIAEYREVARFAGAALEKRECHHPFAERTSLILLGDHVTLEAGTGAVHTAPGHGMEDYIAGMRYGLEPYNPVDDHGILKNDVLHFAGMHINKANPLIIEKLSELGYLLGSAKLQHSYPHCWRCKNPVIYRATPQWFISMETGDLRKNALSQIRDHVQWIPAWGQERIYNMIANRPDWCVSRQRLWGVPITVLYCASCEEPLSDMTVFEKAAAAIEADGVDAWYDRPASDFIADGTTCPHCGHDSFRKEKDILDVWFDSGVSHAAVMERRGLGWPADLYLEGSDQHRGWFHSSLLTAVATRGAAPYKSVLTHGFVLDGKGRKMSKSVGNVVAPDQIIKKFGADILRLWVAAEDYRDDLRISDEIMNRLAESYRRIRNTARYMLGNLYDFNPATDLVAPEVMVEFDRFALARYINVEKKVLSAYSRYEFHVIYHAFNNLCSVDLSVQYLDVIKDRLYASKADSPERRSAQSVLYLMLDSMTRLLAPILCFTAEEIYGFMPGDQKATSVHLLDFPATPAVAGGEALIQKWEKLMKIRGDVMKALEVARVEKVIGHSLEAAVTLCGKDLATNEILQMFTLAELRDVFIISQIAIDPALNTEPLENGLRVAVTHAKGEKCSRCWMYSEETGAQQVELCPRCAAVLQS